From a single Halobellus ruber genomic region:
- a CDS encoding ABC transporter permease — translation MATRDKRRYGSELIEERGRLLPAVGLVGGLAVWWAVTALGSGIITNFAPADAFAVLAELLVSPGFYDHVFVSIYRFGLALGLCLAAGLPIGVLVGYFRAADRATTVLFQFMRMISPLAWFPIAIIVFGVGTQSAVFVMFMAGIWPIVLNTAHGIATIDDDWLTVGESLGGDTRALLRRVVVPAVIPDMLTGIRLSIGILWIILVPAEMLGVNTGLGYLILDARDRFAYAEIPAIMLVIGFIGFWLDLSVRRLHARWNWG, via the coding sequence ATGGCTACGAGAGACAAGAGACGATACGGTTCTGAGCTGATCGAGGAACGCGGCCGCCTGCTGCCGGCAGTCGGACTCGTCGGCGGCCTCGCCGTCTGGTGGGCAGTGACGGCGCTCGGCAGCGGCATCATCACCAACTTCGCGCCGGCGGACGCCTTCGCCGTCCTCGCGGAGCTGCTGGTCTCGCCGGGGTTCTACGACCACGTGTTCGTCAGCATCTACCGGTTCGGGCTCGCACTCGGGCTGTGTCTGGCCGCCGGGCTCCCAATCGGCGTCCTCGTGGGCTACTTCCGAGCGGCCGACCGCGCGACGACGGTCCTGTTTCAGTTCATGCGGATGATCTCGCCGCTTGCGTGGTTCCCGATCGCCATCATCGTCTTCGGCGTCGGGACGCAATCCGCGGTGTTCGTGATGTTTATGGCCGGGATCTGGCCGATCGTCCTGAACACCGCCCACGGGATCGCGACCATCGACGACGACTGGCTCACGGTCGGTGAGTCGCTCGGCGGCGACACCCGCGCCCTGCTCCGCCGGGTCGTCGTCCCCGCGGTGATCCCGGATATGCTCACGGGGATCCGGCTGTCGATCGGGATCCTCTGGATCATCCTGGTGCCCGCGGAGATGCTGGGGGTGAACACCGGCCTGGGCTATCTGATCCTCGACGCCCGCGACCGGTTCGCCTACGCCGAGATCCCGGCGATTATGCTCGTGATCGGCTTCATCGGTTTCTGGCTCGACCTCTCGGTCCGCCGGCTTCACGCCCGGTGGAACTGGGGGTAA
- the ptsP gene encoding phosphoenolpyruvate--protein phosphotransferase, with protein sequence MTRRLSGVGATRTAGAGTAVWYASAPTLGDPPPADAVDPDAEIERFETAREAAREAVRAERERATERLEDAEAAVFDAHVRFLEDPQLAEGVEEEVRDGLPAEHAVDRTLGAFIDRFEGMDRRTAERADDLRDVRDRLLRELIGEDREGPADPPAGGVLLAERLTPSDTARLDPDRVAGFATVAGGRTAHAAIFARSLGLPAVVGVGEELRDVDEGADIVVDGRRGEVVVDPDAATREAAGGDEAVEIRTESVTTADGTPIEVAANVGAAADLDAAVDAGADGIGLFRTEFLFLDRAEPPDEDTQYEAYREALAAFPDGRVVVRTLDVGGDKPVDYLRTPAEANPFLGERGIRRSLGVDADHFETQLRALLRAAAADSGGQLSVMLPLVATVEEVIEAREAMASVAADLDAAGEAYAIPAFGAMIETPAAALLAEELVAHVDFLSLGTNDLAQYVMAAERGNHRVAALADPRQPAVLRAIHGTVAAAEGSDAWVGVCGEMAGDPGLTALLVGLGIRELSAAPAAVPRVKRAVTEVRDTEARDLAERALSAATREDVEEAIRESRP encoded by the coding sequence ATGACGCGGCGGCTCTCCGGCGTCGGCGCCACCCGGACTGCGGGCGCCGGAACGGCGGTCTGGTACGCGTCGGCGCCGACGCTCGGCGACCCGCCGCCCGCCGACGCCGTCGACCCCGATGCCGAGATCGAGCGCTTCGAGACGGCCCGCGAGGCGGCTCGCGAGGCAGTCCGCGCCGAACGCGAGCGGGCCACCGAGCGGCTGGAAGACGCCGAAGCGGCCGTCTTCGACGCCCACGTCAGGTTTCTCGAAGATCCGCAACTGGCCGAGGGCGTCGAGGAGGAGGTAAGGGACGGACTCCCGGCCGAGCACGCGGTCGATCGGACCCTCGGGGCGTTCATCGACCGCTTCGAGGGGATGGACCGACGGACGGCCGAACGGGCCGACGACCTCCGCGACGTGCGCGATCGGCTGCTGCGGGAGCTGATCGGCGAGGATCGCGAGGGGCCGGCGGACCCCCCTGCGGGCGGCGTCCTGCTCGCCGAGCGGCTCACCCCGAGCGACACGGCCCGCCTGGACCCCGACCGCGTCGCCGGCTTCGCGACCGTCGCGGGCGGCCGGACCGCCCACGCCGCGATCTTCGCGCGGTCGCTCGGGCTGCCCGCGGTCGTCGGCGTGGGCGAGGAACTCCGCGACGTCGACGAGGGGGCCGATATCGTCGTCGACGGCCGCCGCGGCGAGGTCGTCGTCGATCCCGACGCGGCGACTCGCGAGGCCGCCGGGGGCGACGAGGCGGTCGAGATCCGGACCGAAAGCGTCACGACCGCCGACGGGACGCCCATCGAGGTGGCGGCGAACGTCGGCGCGGCAGCCGACCTCGACGCCGCGGTCGACGCCGGCGCCGACGGGATCGGGCTGTTCCGCACGGAGTTCCTGTTTCTCGACCGGGCCGAACCGCCAGACGAGGACACACAGTACGAGGCCTACCGCGAGGCGCTTGCGGCGTTCCCCGACGGCCGGGTGGTGGTGCGGACCCTCGACGTCGGCGGCGACAAGCCCGTCGACTACCTCCGTACGCCGGCGGAAGCGAACCCCTTCCTCGGCGAGCGCGGAATCCGGCGGTCGCTGGGGGTCGACGCCGACCACTTCGAGACGCAACTCCGTGCCCTTCTGCGCGCGGCCGCGGCCGATTCGGGCGGGCAGCTCTCGGTGATGCTGCCGCTTGTCGCGACCGTCGAGGAGGTGATCGAGGCCCGCGAGGCGATGGCGTCGGTTGCGGCGGATCTCGACGCCGCGGGCGAGGCGTACGCGATCCCGGCGTTCGGCGCGATGATCGAGACCCCGGCGGCGGCGTTGCTGGCCGAGGAACTCGTCGCCCACGTCGACTTCCTCAGCCTCGGCACCAACGACCTCGCGCAGTACGTGATGGCCGCCGAACGGGGGAACCACCGGGTCGCGGCGCTTGCCGACCCGCGTCAGCCCGCGGTGCTGCGGGCGATCCACGGGACCGTCGCGGCGGCCGAGGGGAGCGACGCGTGGGTCGGCGTCTGTGGTGAGATGGCGGGTGATCCCGGGTTGACGGCGTTGCTCGTCGGACTCGGGATCCGGGAACTGAGCGCGGCGCCGGCGGCGGTGCCGCGGGTGAAACGGGCCGTGACCGAGGTGCGGGACACGGAAGCCCGGGACCTCGCCGAGCGGGCGCTCTCGGCAGCGACGCGCGAAGACGTCGAGGAAGCGATCCGCGAAAGCAGGCCCTGA
- a CDS encoding HPr family phosphocarrier protein, protein MPERTATVVPEDGLHARPGATFVETAAESDADVQVGHVGGDPVNAASMLAVTGLGVERGDEVRVVAEGEGAEATLDELERILTTPEADL, encoded by the coding sequence ATGCCCGAACGAACCGCGACCGTCGTTCCCGAGGACGGGCTGCACGCCCGGCCGGGGGCGACGTTCGTCGAAACGGCCGCCGAGAGCGACGCGGACGTCCAGGTGGGTCACGTCGGCGGCGACCCGGTGAACGCGGCGAGTATGCTCGCGGTGACGGGGCTCGGCGTCGAGCGCGGCGACGAGGTCCGGGTCGTCGCGGAGGGCGAGGGCGCCGAGGCGACGCTCGATGAGTTGGAGCGGATCCTCACGACCCCGGAAGCCGACCTGTAG